The Halanaerobiaceae bacterium ANBcell28 genome has a segment encoding these proteins:
- a CDS encoding glycoside hydrolase family 43 protein: protein MTLVKDSTEYRNPLIEQRADPFIYKHSDGFYYFTASVPEYDRIILRKSKTINGLAEAEEKVIWTKHSKGEMGAHIWAPEIHYIDGKWYIYFAAGGAEDVWAIRQYVLECSDADPLNGNWVEKGKIKMNFEEFTLDATSFEHNGEQYLVWAQKYENQSNLYIAKMSNPWTIEGEQVLISSPEYDWERIGHFVNEGPAVIKRNGKIFLAYSASATDHNYCMGLLTADEDSDLLHPDSWTKNPEPVYTTNPEIGEYGPGHNSFTVAEDGETDLLVYHARPYKELQGSPLSDPNRHARVKVLDWNPDGTPKFA from the coding sequence ATAGGAATCCGCTAATAGAACAGAGAGCTGATCCTTTTATCTATAAGCATAGTGATGGCTTTTATTATTTTACAGCTTCTGTTCCTGAGTATGATAGAATTATACTAAGAAAATCTAAAACTATTAATGGACTTGCTGAAGCAGAAGAAAAAGTTATCTGGACTAAACATTCCAAAGGAGAGATGGGAGCACATATCTGGGCACCTGAGATTCACTACATAGATGGCAAATGGTATATCTATTTTGCAGCAGGTGGAGCAGAAGATGTCTGGGCGATACGTCAATATGTGCTGGAATGTTCTGATGCAGACCCTCTTAATGGAAATTGGGTGGAAAAAGGTAAGATCAAGATGAATTTTGAAGAATTTACTCTTGATGCTACTAGCTTTGAACATAATGGTGAGCAATACTTAGTTTGGGCACAGAAATATGAGAATCAATCAAATTTGTATATAGCTAAAATGTCTAATCCTTGGACTATAGAAGGAGAGCAGGTTTTGATTTCTAGTCCAGAATATGACTGGGAGCGGATAGGACATTTTGTAAATGAAGGGCCTGCTGTTATAAAAAGAAACGGGAAAATATTCTTAGCATATTCTGCTAGCGCTACTGATCATAATTACTGTATGGGATTATTAACTGCAGATGAAGATAGTGATTTATTACATCCTGATTCCTGGACTAAGAATCCTGAGCCTGTATATACTACTAATCCAGAAATAGGGGAATATGGTCCTGGGCATAATAGCTTTACTGTAGCTGAAGATGGTGAGACTGATTTACTTGTGTATCATGCTAGACCATATAAAGAACTGCAAGGAAGTCCTTTATCAGACCCGAACCGTCATGCCAGGGTTAAAGTTTTGGATTGGAATCCAGATGGAACTCCTAAGTTTGCTTAA